From the genome of Uranotaenia lowii strain MFRU-FL chromosome 1, ASM2978415v1, whole genome shotgun sequence, one region includes:
- the LOC129748514 gene encoding uncharacterized protein LOC129748514: protein MPREDLRLLVKQERNLRSLMDSMQEFLNEYQAERDYISLKYRMQKLDEVYDKFIRVRENIEVITDDVEMDVGLEGDDEQSALERAMRISEREEVNMRIIKDFENRFFEIKHSLGVLEAAESRSCTSVQTVKPSTAVDSMPRIKLPELKLPTFSGKLQDWITFRDTFTSMIHNNAHLSDIDKFTYLRTSLTDDALIEIGSIELTSANYTIAWRTLENTFENRKLLVKSYLDVLFAVSPMSEESYDQLNRVVKDFETTLMMLQKVGVETDGMSTILQHMVCQRLDAATLQRWESYHNSKEVPSYRQLMEFLKSRCLVLHNISLVHSVQGEVKRQSRFPAVGHPGIQQTNQTDLTHIPNPSMNNLPSSSTTDNPSTSHSSVLSANPTTLPNTVLLSTAVLTIGDEYGNIIPARALLDSGSQLCFMTERIAQSLKFHRYREYLPVKGIGQSKTCSTQSVFASIGSRCSDYRSTLKFHVLPKVTADIPVKRIDIGSWQIPPGITMADPEFQNPGGIDLILGAEVFYDLLLDGQHKLDSIGPILQNTQLGWVVSGKVSEKSRVQATVSASCTEERVNELLTRFWELEACHNSSTLSLEESECEKIFEDTTTRDSSGRFVVKLPRKDFLIRLLGESRSQAERRFWSLECRLKSNPELKEEYSSFIHEYLELNHMREVIAEEEGDISKPPPYYMPHHHVLRPESSTTKLRVVFDASATTTSGISLNQALMVGPVLQEDLVSIVLRFRLHRIAIVADVAKMYRMINVVPEDRRLQRIVWRDSPDEPLRTFELTTVTYGTASAPYLATKCLQRLAECGKKKYPIAAKTLSEDFYMDDCLTGADTKEESIKKCCELNALLSSAKMLLRKYNSNNVEVLSVLPGELRDDRISLELDASQTKIKTLGLIWDTQSDCFHFSVPQWNSSTEINKRIILSDFARLFDPLGLVGPVMVQAKIFLQELWKQNCSWTETLSNPFQQWWLEYRSNLAGLSNLQVPRWVAFGSDVISVELHGFCDASTKAYGACIYLRCTRSNGIISVNLLISKSRVAPLDDVKRKKKKMTIPRLELSSALLLSHLYEKVTGSLRISAKCFFWTDSTIVKCWLSSPPSRWQMFVANRVSEIQHLTKDGVWNHVVGMENPADVLSRGATPEELLNHELWWRGPDWLELSHDAWPKTGGTDETEFEHTLLEEAAVAGPAQVDSPNEIFLLKSSFTTLVDLVAFCRRFSFNCKNRNSHRVGCLTVTEREEALRVLVKLAQKECFPQDISAVDYTGEVKNTSKLKSLRPQLVNGILVVGGRLENAPIAVGRKHPIILDNHHPFTLLIVNHYHLVMLHAGPQLLTACPRAMEQVMADLPTERVSPAPPFARVGVDYCGPFKYRFPIRNSAPRICYVVIFVCLVTKACHIDMVQDLTTDGFIAALHRMIGRRGQPELILCDNATNFVGAKRELDDLRKMFNSQRAALSEAAAKNCIEMKFIPPRAPNFGGLWEAAVKSMKYHLKRVVGSEIYTYDEFYTLLTQIEACLNSRPLTPQRDDPADLEVLSPGHFFVHRQLTALPEPSLDHLRENVLSRWQRVQRHMQTIWKKWSTAYLSDLQNRVKWTRQQPNLKEGMMVIIKEENLPPLKWALGRITALHPGPDGNVRVADIRTEDGIKSRAISKICLLPIRDNDPEPAAREEKFIGVITEHRSSIGAMSARGGSKPPLQGSRLVNGANRPGTLVNGVLPDRNPQP from the exons ATGCCTCGAGAGGACTTGCGGCTCCTGGTGAAGCAGGAACGGAACCTGAGGAGCTTAATGGACAGCATGCAAGAGTTTTTGAACGAATACCAAGCGGAACGAGATTACATATCTTTGAAGTATCGGATGCAGAAACTGGATGAGGTGTACGACAAGTTCATTCGAGTGCGAGAAAACATTGAGGTGATCACCGACGATGTGGAAATGGATGTTGGATTGGAAGGCGACGATGAGCAGTCAGCTCTCGAACGTGCGATGCGAATCAGCGAGCGCGAAGAGGTCAATATGCGCATCATCAAGGATTTTGAGAAccgtttttttgaaataaagcaTAGTTTGGGAGTGCTTGAAGCAGCCGAAAGTCGTTCCTGTACCAGTGTTCAAACTGTCAAACCATCAACAGCGGTTGATTCAATGCCAAGAATTAAGCTCCCCGAATTGAAACTACCGACATTTAGCGGAAAGTTGCAGGACTGGATCACTTTTCGTGATACATTCACCAGCATGATCCACAACAATGCGCATCTATCCGATATTGACAAGTTTACCTATCTGCGAACGTCGTTGACAGATGATGCATTAATCGAAATAGGATCCATCGAATTGACATCGGCTAACTACACCATAGCCTGGCGAACACTCGAAAACACTTTCGAAAACAGAAAGCTGCTTGTGAAGTCATATCTCGACGTATTGTTTGCTGTCAGTCCTATGAGTGAAGAATCTTATGATCAGCTTAATAGAGTGGTAAAGGATTTTGAGACAACGTTAATGATGCTTCAAAAGGTCGGTGTTGAAACTGATGGGATGTCAACCATTCTTCAGCATATGGTGTGTCAACGTCTGGATGCTGCTACTCTACAACGCTGGGAATCTTACCACAACTCTAAGGAGGTTCCATCGTATAGGCAATTGATGGAATTTTTGAAGTCAAGATGTCTGGTACTTCATAACATCTCGCTAGTTCACTCTGTTCAAGGGGAAGTGAAGAGGCAGTCTCGTTTTCCAGCAGTAGGTCATCCCGGTATACAACAGACG AACCAGACAGATCTAACGCACATCCCCAACCCGAGCATGAATAACCTCCCATCCTCAAGTACCACAGATAATCCTTCTACTAGCCACAGTTCTGTATTGTCCGCAAATCCTACCACTCTTCCGAACACTGTCCTGCTATCTACAGCAGTTTTAACAATTGGGGATGAATACGGGAATATCATTCCAGCTCGAGCTTTATTGGACTCAGGGTCACAGCTATGTTTCATGACTGAAAGGATCGCTCAGTCTTTGAAATTTCATCGATATCGAGAGTATCTTCCTGTCAAAGGCATTGGGCAATCGAAAACTTGTTCCACCCAGTCTGTTTTCGCTTCGATTGGTTCACGGTGTTCTGATTACCGCTCTACTTTGAAATTCCACGTTCTCCCGAAAGTCACGGCTGATATTCCAGTGAAAAGGATCGACATCGGTAGTTGGCAGATACCTCCAGGAATAACCATGGCAGATCCCGAGTTCCAGAATCCTGGTGGTATTGATCTCATTCTTGGAGCAGAAGTCTTTTATGATCTGCTGTTGGACGGGCAGCACAAGTTAGATAGCATTGGGCCTATACTGCAGAATACTCAACTTGGTTGGGTTGTTTCCGGCAAGGTTTCCGAAAAATCCAGAGTTCAAGCCACTGTTTCAGCTTCTTGTACCGAAGAACGGGTTAATGAATTACTAACTCGTTTTTGGGAGTTAGAAGCTTGCCACAATTCTAGTACGCTTTCACTGGAAGAATCGGAGTGTGAGAAGATTTTTGAAGATACTACTACGAGAGACTCATCTGGAAGGTTCGTTGTTAAGCTCCCTAGGAAGGACTTCCTAATCCGTCTGCTGGGGGAATCAAGAAGTCAAGCCGAGCGTCGTTTTTGGTCTTTGGAGTGCCGTTTAAAATCAAACCCTGAGTTGAAAGAGGAGTACAGCTCATTCATTCACGAGTATCTGGAGCTTAATCATATGCGTGAAGTTATTGCTGAAGAGGAAGGAGATATATCAAAACCGCCGCCATATTACATGCCACATCATCACGTATTGCGTCCTGAAAGTTCTACTACTAAACTACGCGTAGTTTTTGACGCGTCCGCTACAACGACGTCTGGAATTTCGTTGAATCAAGCACTGATGGTCGGACCTGTACTCCAGGAAGATTTAGTGTCCATAGTTCTTCGCTTCAGATTGCACAGAATCGCTATAGTTGCAGACGTAGCGAAAATGTATAGGATGATTAATGTAGTCCCCGAAGATCGTCGTCTACAGAGAATTGTTTGGAGAGATTCACCAGATGAGCCTTTAAGGACATTTGAACTAACTACCGTTACGTACGGCACCGCGTCTGCCCCCTATCTAGCCACGAAATGCCTACAACGACTTGCGGAATGCGGGAAGAAGAAGTACCCTATTGCGGCCAAGACTCTGAGTGAAGATTTTTATATGGACGATTGTTTAACGGGTGCAGATACTAAGGAGGAAAGCATCAAAAAATGCTGTGAACTGAATGCTCTATTGTCGTCTGCGAAAATGCTTTTAAGAAAATACAACTCGAACAACGTAGAAGTTCTTTCGGTTCTACCTGGCGAGCTCCGAGACGATAGGATTTCCCTGGAGCTTGATGCATCGCAGACTAAAATTAAGACACTGGGCCTCATTTGGGATACACAATCGGATTGCTTCCATTTCTCTGTGCCTCAGTGGAATTCTTCTACAGAAATAAACAAGCGTATCATTCTCTCCGACTTTGCCCGTTTGTTCGATCCCCTAGGATTGGTCGGTCCTGTTATGGTTCAGGCCAAGATATTTCTCCAGGAGCTCTGGAAGCAGAACTGTTCCTGGACGGAAACGCTTTCCAATCCTTTCCAGCAATGGTGGCTGGAATATCGGAGCAACTTGGCTGGACTATCCAATTTACAAGTTCCACGATGGGTCGCCTTTGGTTCGGATGTTATCTCCGTTGAGCTTCATGGCTTCTGCGACGCTTCCACTAAGGCCTACGGGGCCTGTATCTACCTGCGTTGTACGCGTTCCAACGGAATAATTTCGGTAAATCTTCTGATCTCCAAGTCTCGAGTAGCACCTCTGGATGATGTCAAGcgtaagaagaagaaaatgacaATACCAAGGTTAGAGTTATCGTCTGCCCTCTTACTCAGCCACTTATACGAAAAGGTGACAGGCAGTTTAAGAATTTCTGCGAAATGTTTCTTTTGGACGGATTCCACCATTGTGAAGTGCTGGCTCTCTTCGCCACCGTCACGGTGGCAAATGTTTGTTGCTAACAGAGTCAGCGAAATCCAGCATTTAACAAAAGATGGAGTTTGGAATCACGTTGTTGGTATGGAAAATCCTGCGGACGTCCTGTCTCGTGGTGCCACTCCTGAAGAACTACTAAATCATGAGCTTTGGTGGCGAGGTCCAGATTGGTTGGAACTCTCACATGACGCATGGCCGAAAACTGGAGGTACCGATGAAACGGAGTTTGAGCACACACTTCTTGAAGAGGCTGCAGTTGCTGGACCCGCTCAAGTGGATTCACCGAATgagatatttttattgaagagtTCGTTCACCACACTGGTTGATCTAGTCGCATTCTGCCGAAGATTTTCTTTCAACTGTAAGAATAGAAACAGCCATCGCGTAGGATGTTTAACAGTCACCGAAAGAGAGGAAGCTTTACGAGTACTCGTTAAACTAGCTCAGAAAGAATGTTTTCCTCAAGATATATCCGCTGTCGATTACACGGGTGAAGTTAAAAACACTTCAAAGCTGAAATCGCTTCGCCCACAACTGGTTAACGGAATTCTGGTCGTCGGAGGTCGTTTAGAGAACGCACCGATTGCTGTTGGAAGGAAGCATCCTATAATCCTTGATAATCATCACCCGTTTACGCTGCTGATCGTCAACCACTACCACCTCGTCATGTTGCATGCTGGACCCCAACTACTCACCGCTTGT CCACGAGCTATGGAACAAGTTATGGCAGATCTTCCAACAGAACGCGTATCGCCTGCACCTCCTTTCGCTCGAGTCGGCGTGGATTATTGTGGACCATTCAAGTATCGGTTTCCTATCCGCAACTCTGCGCCGCGCATCTGCTACGTTGTGATCTTTGTTTGTTTGGTTACGAAGGCTTGCCACATCGATATGGTTCAGGATCTTACAACCGACGGGTTCATCGCCGCTCTACACAGAATGATTGGACGTCGAGGACAACCAGAGCTTATTCTCTGCGACAATGCTACCAACTTTGTTGGTGCTAAAAGAGAACTCGATGATCTAAGGAAGATGTTCAACTCCCAACGTGCTGCTCTTTCCGAAGCCGCCGCCAAAAATTGCATAGAGATGAAGTTTATTCCACCACGAGCTCCTAATTTCGGCGGTCTTTGGGAAGCCGCTGTAAAATCTATGAAGTACCACTTGAAGCGTGTTGTTGGCTCTGAAATATACACCTACGACGAGTTCTACACCCTACTGACGCAGATTGAGGCATGTTTAAATAGTCGACCGCTAACACCGCAACGGGACGATCCAGCAGATCTTGAAGTTCTCTCTCCTGGGCATTTCTTCGTGCACCGTCAACTAACCGCCTTACCTGAACCGTCACTTGATCATCTCCGAGAAAATGTTTTATCTCGCTGGCAAAGAGTTCAACGCCATATGCAAACAATTTGGAAGAAGTGGTCAACTGCCTATCTGTCCGACTTGCAAAACCGTGTCAAATGGACAAGACAGCAGCCGAATTTGAAAGAAGGCATGATGGTGATCATCAAGGAGGAAAACTTGCCACCGTTGAAGTGGGCACTTGGACGAATCACTGCACTGCATCCAGGGCCTGATGGAAATGTCCGCGTTGCTGACATTCGCACGGAAGATGGCATCAAATCTAGAGCAATCTCCAAAATTTGCTTGTTACCAATCCGGGACAACGATCCCGAACCAGCTGCAAGAGAAGA AAAGTTCATCGGAGTCATCACCGAGCATCGTAGTAGTATCGGCGCAATGAGCGCCCGCGGTGGCTCGAAGCCACCGCTTCAGGGAAGTCGTTT AGTTAACGGGGCCAATAGGCCGGGTACCTTGGTCAACGGTGTGCTTCCCGATCGCAACCCACAACCATGA
- the LOC129748524 gene encoding calcium uptake protein 3, mitochondrial-like — translation MNPQKLKQIFLYGGVTGLTAFLLFKNQAIFNSQQQQYQSLPSQPEPEFLGKLTNRQRRFLSFASVEAGGKIYMTPQDFLQSVLDQRAQHCFRRNILTRDRIDRYHRSLELIPENSVNFFRNSSHRGLLSLADYLFLISLLIRPEYATQIAFRMFDLNQDGVVTRDEFNVIRKVVSIGIRSLRKREETSEVLGKLLTDSTHELTSLEVHFFGLDGNKPLKYEDFYRFMNNLQLEILQIEFGRYSKGLDTISYEDFVRLLLNYSQLGPRLFDKYLARLKGLQVSQPQRITFQEFVQFCQVLKNLNDFFATVRFFHSGEGLVSREEFSQLVRACGISRMELGSHLVDVVFAVFHEDDLPGTLSLEGFLSMMRNRLLYRRDPRPVGWKAFKRCLRRQIKLNSRSYAVLSSFIIPFSS, via the coding sequence ATGAACCCACAAAAGTTAAAACAAATCTTCCTCTACGGTGGAGTGACCGGTTTGACAGCTTTCCTGCTATTCAAGAACCAAGCCATATTTAACAGCCAGCAACAACAATATCAGTCATTGCCTTCTCAACCGGAACCGGAATTTCTAGGGAAACTGACCAATCGGCAGCGCCGTTTCCTAAGCTTCGCATCCGTCGAAGCCGGTGGCAAAATCTACATGACTCCGCAGGATTTCCTGCAATCAGTGTTGGATCAGCGGGCTCAGCACTGTTTTCGGCGGAACATACTGACCCGGGATCGAATCGATCGATATCATAGGTCACTAGAGTTGATTCCGGAAAATTCCGTTAACTTCTTTCGGAACAGCTCCCATCGAGGGTTGCTCTCGTTAGCCGACTATCTATTTTTGATTTCGTTGCTGATTCGTCCAGAGTATGCCACTCAGATAGCCTTCCGTATGTTCGACCTAAACCAAGATGGAGTGGTAACGCGGGATGAGTTCAACGTTATCCGGAAAGTTGTATCGATAGGTATTCGAAGTTTAAGAAAACGAGAAGAAACTAGCGAAGTCTTGGGGAAACTATTAACGGATTCAACACATGAATTAACCAGTTTGGAAGTTCACTTTTTCGGTCTAGATGGCAACAAGCCACTGAAGTATGAGGATTTTTATCGATTTATGAACAATCTGCAGCTGGAAATCCTGCAGATCGAGTTCGGTCGATACTCGAAGGGACTGGACACAATATCCTACGAAGATTTCGTTCGGCTTTTGTTGAATTACTCCCAGCTGGGTCCGCGCCTCTTTGACAAGTACCTGGCAAGATTGAAAGGTCTTCAAGTCTCCCAACCACAAAGGATCACATTCCAGGAGTTTGTCCAATTCTGTCAGGTTCTGAAAAACCTCAATGATTTCTTCGCGACGGTTCGATTTTTTCACTCGGGAGAAGGTCTGGTTTCGCGGGAAGAATTTAGCCAGCTGGTCAGAGCTTGTGGAATCAGCAGAATGGAGTTGGGTAGCCATTTGGTTGACGTGGTATTTGCTGTGTTTCATGAAGATGATCTACCCGGGACACTTTCATTGGAAGGATTTCTATCGATGATGCGCAATAGACTGCTTTACAGAAGAGATCCTCGGCCAGTCGGATGGAAGGCCTTCAAACGGTGTTTACGTAGGCAAATAAAGCTCAATTCTAGAAGTTATGCCGTGTTGTCCAGTTTTATTATCCCTTTTAGTAGTTGA